The following nucleotide sequence is from Gracilimonas sp..
CTTCAAAAAAGCGCTTACAGAAGTCTGGTGCTTTTTTTCTACGCCTAAATGATTGAAAAATCCTCAGGAATATGGGATAATTCAGGCTATGGAAACTCTCCAAAGCAAAAAAATAAACAAGACGCTTTCGTCCGCTCATAACGATGTACGCATTGCTCACATCCTGAACAAGTATCGGGATAAGGTGCTCATTACCACGTCATTTGGAACTACATCAGCATTACTTATCCATATGATAAGTCGTATCCGGCCTAATCATCCTATTCACTTTATAAATACCGGATATTTATTTCCGGAAACTCTGGAATATAAAAACCAGCTTATTGAGCGGTACGGTGTGAATGTGATAGACCATATTCCGGATGAAGAAAAGCACCGTATTTCCCAAGAAAACACAATGTGGGAATCAAATCCGGATTTATGCTGCCACTACAATAAAGTTGAGCCTTTAGATAAAGTTAAAGAAGGTCACGAAGTGTGGATATCTGGATTAATTGGATATCAAAACAGCTACCGCAGTGGTTTGGAGATTCTGCAGAAAAGAGATGACCTCCATCGCTACTACCCGCTTATCGACTGGACAGCTGAAATGGTTGATGATTACTTTGAAAGCTATGGCATTCCACGCCACCCTTTAGAACGCTTTGGATATGATTCGATTGGCTGTACCCATTGTACTAAAAAGGGTGAGGGGCGTGACGGCCGCTGGGGAGATTCTGGTAAAACGGAGTGTGGCCTGCATTTGTAGCAACCAGCCCTTTTGAGCCTTTATTCGTTCAGCTATCGTATCAAATGGTACACAATCCAAATATACGCTAACTGATACAAATGAATAACGAAGCCAAAAAGACTCTTGTTTCTAGCTTTATATCTGCAACTTTTTCTGTGCTGCTTCTCCTGCTGTTATCAAGCTCCATTCTTGCCCAAACCACAATTCTCAAAGACCTTAACCCGGGAAGTAGTGACGGTTATATTGAGTATATGACCGTTGTTGGAGACACTATGTTTTTTGTGGCCGATAATGATGAAGATGAGGGAGAGTTGTACATAACAGATGGTACTAAGGCTGGAACCAAAAAAATTACAGATTTGGCTCCTGATGACGACTATCCTGATATTGAAGAAATTACTCCATTAGGAGATAAAATCATTTTTACGGCTGTAACTGAAGAATACTCAGATGAAGTATATGTTTCTGATGGAACAGCATCAGGCACCTACATGCTTAAAGACATTTATCCGGGTGATTATTCTTCAGATGCCGAACACTTTGGAGTTATGAATGGAAAAGCTTATTTCCCTGCTGAAGATGGGCGCTATCCTGAAGCCAATAACGGCGAAGAGCTTTGGGTGACAGATGGAACAGCATCAGGAACGTACTTGCTCAAGGACCTTGATCCCGGACAATATTTCCAGGAAGAATGGAGTACAGAAGAGACAAATTACAGCTCTCGTCCCGATCGCTTTTTTGCCCACAATGGCACTATGTACTTTTCTGCCCGTCACCATAATTACGGAGAAGAACTTTGGGCAACAGATGGAACCGCTGAAGGCACATATATGGTAAAGGACATCTTTCCCGGGAAATATGAAGACTCAGATGACATAGAAAATAGCAGTTCACCCAAAAACTTTACCTCCATAAACGGAACCGTGCTGTTTAACGCCGAAAGTGATTCTTCCTATAAGGAATACTTATACACTACCGACGGCACCGAAGAAGGAACCAGGAAATTTCTGGATGAAGAAATTTATGTTGAAGAAGAGCCCGTTGAATTCAATGGGAGCTGGTACTTTATCTCAGATGCCAAACTTTGGAAAAGCGATGGCACCCCTGAAGGAACATCCCTTGTTATTGATATGACTGTAGATAATTATGTGATTGAGGATGGTTCTGATTTAAGTCCAAAGATCTTTAAGCTTAATAATCAGCTTTATTTTTTCAGTACGTACACTCTTTGGAAAACAGATGGCACTAAAGCCGGAACTGAAAAAGCGGTAGAATCTCTTTTTAATCTGTTTGATTATCACCATACAGATTTTGCAGCGGTATATAATGGACGCATATACTTTGTAGCTTCAGATGATGGCTACGGTCAGGCTCACATTGCGGGCCGAGAACTTTGGATGACAGATGGCACTCAGGATGGCACCATGTATGTAGCAAACCTGCGTACAGGTATAGATCGCGGTGAACCAGATGGCTCAGACCCTGAAGATCTGCGTGTTCTAAATGGAAAGCTATACTTCACTGCTGAAGGAGATTCTTTGGGAAGAGAAATATGGATGACTAATGGCATACCTCAGCGATACGCTCAAATTGAAGACACCCTGAGACTGGCAGAATTTCCAGACCTTGGCGCAACAGTAAACTTTACTGAAATGGATCAGCCACTTACAATCAATGCAACCCTGAATTCTGATGCTAACGCTGGTCAAATCGGCATTCCTGATTCCCTTACCATGGCCTCAAATAAGCTCTGGACCCTCCATATCGAAACTGCCTCTGATTTTAGTGCTGAAGTTTGCCTCTCGCTAAATCAAGTAGATTTAACAAACTTTGATAGTGAGCTGTTATCTGTAGCAAAAAGAGAAAATCCGCAATCAGATTGGAGCGTCTTATCTGCATCAGTTACGGAAAATGAGGAATCAATTTGTGCTTCAGGAATCACCTCTTTCAGCGATTTCATTATTGTAGAACGCCCGCAGCAAAACACTGACGTCTCAATTGAAGATGATGGACAGCCAAAAACATTTACACTAAAAAATGCTTACCCCAATCCATTTAACCCCACTACAACTATAGGTTACACAATCCCTGAGAGCAGTAGTGTGCGAATAATTGTTTATAACTTAATGGGGCAAAAAATTTCAACCCTGATTAATGAGAAGCAATCTGCCGGAACGCATCAAATCGACTTTGATGCAAGTCAATTATCCAGTGGGATCTATTTTTATCGGCTGGAAGCCGGAAATCAGGTGCGTGTTAAAAAAATGACCCTGCTTAAATAGAAATGCTTTGGGAAGTATTTAAAGCTCGAAAGGCTGCTTTGAAGTTTGCTCCAGCCATTCCAGGTATTCCGGGTTCCCTTCATCTTCTGTAATAGTAAATGAAATGACACAGGGTACTTCATAACTATGCATTTCATTTACACGGCGGGTTACCTTTTTTACTCTGGAGTAATGTGTTTTAACAATCAAAACACATTCGTCTTCTTCCTTTATTTCTCCTTTCCACTTATAAATAGAATTCATGCCATCGATGATATTGGCACACGCAGCAAGATTCTCTTCAACCAGGGCGCGACCAATTTTTTGGGCTTCGTCTTTATCCGAAGTAGTGATGTAGAGGAGGCGGAGATTTTTATACATAGTGATCCAAAATTCAGTATTTCAGTTTCCAAATTCCAATGCTTTTTTACCTGAGTTTGTAAAACCTTAAGAAGTCTTTTTTGTGAGTACTTTATATAGGTAAAAAGTTGAATTCAGAAATTGAAACCCTTATCTTTGCAAGCTCTGAATTTTGCGAGAGTGGCGGAATTGGTAGACGCGCTAGATTTAGGATCTAGTATTTTAACCGATGTGGGGGTTCGAGTCCCCCCTCTCGTACTTCCTTCCTAATCAAAATTGTAATCCTGTTCATTTATTGAATACTAGTAATTAAAGCGGAGAACACGTGGACATTTCTGTTGAAGAGCTCACATCTGTAGACAAAGAAGTTACCCTGAAAGCAAAAAGAGAAGATCTTCAGGAAGATTTCGACAAAGCATACAAAAAATATAAAGATCAGATTCAGCTGCCTGGATTCCGGCCGGGGAAAGTTCCAATGGGACTTGTTAAAAAACGGTTTGGAAAAGAGATCGAACAAGAAGAGATCAGCAATATCATTCAAAAGGTATTTGAGAAAGAAGTAGTGCCTGAATACGAGCCGGTAGGTGAAACCGAAATGGTTGACTTTACCTGGGAGAATGATGAGCTGGAAGTGAAGTTCAAAATCGGCTCAAAGCCAGAAATCGAAATAGCTGACCTGTCCAAGATTGAAGTGAACAAAATGGTTCACGATGTAACCGACGAAGAGGTTGAGGAAGAAGTAGAGAGAACCCTGGAGCGGGAAGGTAATTGGGAAGAAATTGACGAGCCAGCTTCGGAAGAAACTCAGGTATTAGTAGATGTAGTTTCAAAAAACCACGGAGACGAAGACAAGGATCAGCGCATTGACCTCAGAAAAGATGATGCATCCGAATTTCTTGAAGCCCTGAAAGGCAAAAAGGCCGGAGACGTTGTTGAAATGACGATCCCGCACGGTGATCATGAAGATGAGCTTGAAATCACCATTAAGAAAGTTCAGAAAATGCATAAAGCTGAACTTTCCGACGACATTATCAAAGATCAAAGTAATGGCGAGGCGGAAAACCTGGATGAGTTTAAAAGCTACATCAAGAGCCGCATGCAGCAGTATTACGATCAAACATCTGATGACTTGTTCAAGAATGATGTAGCCGATGCTCTTGTTGAAGCACATGACTTTGAAGTACCGGAAACATTCGTTGCTCAGGTTCAGGGTTCTTACGTAGACCAGTTGAAGCAGCAACAAGGAGGAGAGCTCCCGGAACACTTTGACGCTGAACAGTATAAGGCTGGAATGAAAGACCGTGCCGTGCGTGAAGCCAAGTGGTCATTTATCAGCCAAAAATTGCAAGAAACATTTGAAGATATCGAAATAAAACCCGAAGATATCGACGAGCATCTTGCAGGTCAGGCAGCACAGTACGGCATGCCTGTAGATCAGCTGAAGCAATATTATGCACAGCAGCCTCAAATGCTTGAGCAACTTCGCAGCAGCATCCGCGAAGAGAAAGTGTTCGATATATTGCAAGACAAGGTGAAGATCAAAGAAATTGGTAAAGAGAAGTACCGAGAATTGCAGGAAAAGAAAGACGACAAGAAGAAGAAAAAATAACCGATCATCCAGGACATTATGATTACTGATCAACCTTTATTTGAAGACCCAAATTTAAACTCTGTTCAACCCGTGCAGAACAACCTGGTTCCTATGGTTGTGGAAACCACTAGCCGGGGCGAACGTGCTTATGATATTTACTCACGTCTGCTTAAAGACCGGATTGTAATTCTGGGTTCTCCGGTTAACGACGCCGTTGCCAGCTCAATCATGGCTCAGCTGTTGTTTTTAGAATCAGAAGATCCTGAAAAAGACATTAATTTCTACATCAACAGTCCGGGTGGAGTCGTTTCTGCTGGCTTGGCTATTTATGATACCATCCAGCATATTAAATGTGATGTTGCCACTACCTGTATGGGAATGGCTGCAAGTATGGGTGCTGTATTGTTAACAGCTGGAACAGCGGGGAAAAGAAGTTGCCTGCCTCATTCACGAGTAATGATTCACCAGCCTTTAGGCGGAACTCGTGGACAAGCCAGTGATATTGAGATTGAAGCCAAAGAGATTATCCGTGTTAAAAAAGAACTGAGCCAAATTCTTGCCGACCACAGCGGTAAATCTGTTGAAGAAGTGATGGAAGATTCTGATCGTAACAAATGGATGACAGCTCAGGAAGCAAAAGACTATGGACTGGTCGATACTGTGCTGACCAAGTCTACAGATTCCAAATAAGCGGTATTTTCATTAAATTTAGCTTGTTATGAGCGACAAAGATAAAAATAGTGACATTGTACACTGCTCATTTTGCAGCCGTTCGAGCCTGGAAGTGAACAGTATGGTAGCCGGTCCCGGGGTTTATATTTGTGACCGGTGCGTAGAAGACGCATCCAGCATCATCCAAAGTGATTTAGCCTCTTTAGCCCGACGACGGGAAAAAAGCTACAAGCCGATGCTTAAGCCTGTCGAAATTAAAAACAAGCTGGATGATTATGTGATCGGTCAGGAGCTTGCTAAAAAGACGCTTTCTGTAGCCGTTTATAATCACTATAAACGCATTTCTGCAGAAACAGCCGAAATCGATGACACCCAGATTGAAAAATCCAACATCATGTTGCTTGGGCCAACCGGAAGTGGTAAAACACTTTTAGCCCGTACATTAGCACGAATAATTGATGTTCCTTTTACTATCGCCGACGCTACCGTACTTACGGAAGCTGGTTATGTTGGTGAAGATGTTGAAAGTATTTTAAGTAACCTGCTTCAGGCTGCCGACTACGATGTGGAACGTGCTAAACGAGGCATCGTATATATCGATGAAGTGGATAAGGTAGCCCGTAAGAGTGATAACCCCTCCATCACACGAGACGTAAGCGGAGAGGGCGTTCAGCAGGCTTTATTGAAGATTTTAGAGGGAACAGTTGCTAACATCCCGCCAAAAGGCGGGCGAAAGCATCCCGAACAGAGTTTTATCCAGCTGGATACAGCAAATATACTGTTCATTTGTGGTGGTGCCTTTTCTGGATTGGAAGAGATTATTTCCCGCAGACTTTCCACAACCGTGATGGGTTTTAACGCCTCTTCTGACCAAGTCAAATTCAACAAGGAAGATCCCGAAATTTTCACCCATGTTGAACCGGAAGACCTTCAGCACTTTGGATTGATACCTGAATTAATTGGTCGGTTGCCGGTTATTTGCGGATTGCACGAGCTTTCTGATGATGCTATGCTGGACATTCTTCAAACTCCAAAAAACGCCCTCGTCAAGCAGTATAAAAAGCTGTTTAACATGGAAGACGTGGAGTTGGAAATTGAAGAAGAAGCACTTAAGGCCATCGTTAAAAAAGCAAAAGCCCGTAAGACCGGAGCACGAGGGCTACGCTCCATCATGGAAGCAGCTATGCTTGATATTATGTTTTCACTTCCATCAATGAAGAATATAGCGCGATGCGTAATCACTGAGGAGACCATCGAAAAACAAGCTCCTCCGGTTTATGAGAAGCAAAAAGCATCTGCCTAGAACATTTAGCCTCTCTTTTTAAGAGAGGCTTTTTTGTATCTGCTCCTTTCCTATATTTAGCCAAAGGATTATTCTCCGCTTATGAAACTTTTCGTTCCTTCCAACAGGATCAAGCTTATACTTGTGCTGCTGCTCATTTTCCTGGGCGTGGGATCCGTGGTTTATAACCAGTATCTGGTCACCAAGATACTTGAACAGGAACGCGCCAGTGTTGAATTATGGACCAGGGCTATTGAGTTTAACAGCCAGCCTGTAGATGAACAGGCAAGCACCATGTTACTCAAAGCTATCAACCTTCTTGAGAACATCGAAGAAGTACCCGACAGTGTTATTAGCTTGATTGAAGACGCTGAGTCGACCCGAAATTCTTCTGACTTCGTTACCGAGGAGATTATTCTTGAAGACCGCTTTAAAATACCCACCATTGTAATTGACTCACATGATGTCATCCTTCACCAGCGCAATATCGATTCCCTGACCATGGCATCCGAAAGCAAACGGGAAGAACTTGTACGTGAGTTCAAGAGCCTGAATAGCCCTATCGACTTTGTGATTGGCGATGAGAAAAGGCAAATGACCCAATTCGTGTATTATGGGGAAAGCCCAACGGTTCAAATGCTGCGCTATTTTCCTTACATCCAGATTTTATTGCTTGGGTTATTGCTTGGAATAGGATATACAACGTACCGAAGTATCACGCGTTCGGAACAATCAAATTTATGGGTGGGAATGGCCAAGGAAGCCGCTCACCAACTGGGGACACCTATCTCCAGCTTATATGGATGGCTTCAGCTGTTGAAAGATGAATACCGGTATGAAGAAACCGCAACTAATATTGCCAACGAAATTGAAAAAGATATTCAGCGACTTCGGGGAGTGGCCGAGCGCTTTGGGAAAATAGGTTCTGAGCCCGAACTAAAAACCATGGATATTCAACCCATACTCGAACAGGTGATGGTTTATATGGAGCGCCGGCTGCCACGTCTGGGTAAAGCTATCGAGGTCCGGAAAGAATTAAGCGCCACTGCAAAGGTAAAAACCAATCCGGAATTGCTTCAGTGGGCAATAGAGAATCTCGTTAAAAATGCGATGGATTCCTTAAAAGGCATCGAAAAAGAAGCCTATATCTCGATTACCTCCAAAGTTCAGGAAGGAGAAGTAATTATTGATATCGAAGACTCTGGAGGTGGCATTGAAATCCAAAACGTAAAGAATATTTTTAAACCTGGATTCAGCACCAAGAAAAGGGGTTGGGGACTTGGTTTAAGCCTGACTAAGCGCATCATTGAAGAATACCATAGTGGAAGCGTGTTTGTGTTGCGGTCAGAATTGAACGAAGGCACCACAATGCGGGTAACACTAAATATTCAGAAAAACGAGGATGAAGCTTATCCTCTGCTGGATCAATCGCCCGTATAACCACGCTTTTTTGCGTATTCGAGTAGTTCTGTTTTTAACAAATTCCGGCCACGATGTAACCTTGAGCGAATGGTGCCTATGGGAACATCCAGCATGTTGGCAATCTCTTCATAAGTATAGCCATCGACATCACAAAGCAACACAACCGTTCTGAAGTCTTCCGGTAACCTCGTTAGTGCATTAGACAGATCATCATCCATCATTTCCCGAAACATCAGATTTTCTAAATCCGATGTTTCCGTACGTTCTGCTCTAATTGATTCGTAATAGGATGAGACCTCATCATAATCTACCTGAGAAGGCTTTTTTGAGGTTTTCCGGTAATTATTGATAAAGGAGTTCTTTAAAATACGGAACATCCATGCTTTTGCATTGGTCCCTTTCTCATAACTACTAAAAAAACGATAGGCTTTGACAATAGTATCCTGAACGAGATCTTCTGCATCGTTGGGGTCAGTAGTCAATCGAAGGGCAAAATTATACAACGCATCCATGTGAGGTATAATCTCTTCATCGAAATCCTTCTGCTTCTGCTTTTCATCTCTCGTTAACTGAGACATTTATCCATCCCTTATTACTTCAATAACTATCCGCGCGTTTATTTTATTATTACTACTACGCTTCTTTATCCTCATCGGATCTACAATACTACCCAAAGAATGTTTTAATGTTAAATAGATTGTATTGATAGACTCATTAATCAATAACTTATTTACGACAAAAAAGCTATTACCATGACGTCATAAATAGCGTGAGTCCAAGCCGCGACACCAAATCCTCTCCAAACATAAATTCCATTAAGTATTAAACCAAATAAAAAGCGATATAAAAAAGACCCCAATGTAAACGCATCGCCCATCGAGCCAACATAATGTACCGCAGAGAATAACAGCGCTGATAAAACAACAGCGGCAGTTACACCCGCCCACTTTTTCCCTAAAAGTTTTGTAAAAAGGAGTATGAACAGTGTGACAAGAATCACCCTAAAGAACAATTCTTCGTACAAACCGGCTCCCAGAGAAAGGGCTATTATTTGCGTTAGAGATAAGCTATTGATCGGATCAGAGGCTGCAATGTTCAACACCAGAGAAACCAAAGACTGACTTATAAAAGCTACAACTATGGCATACAATGTAGACTCAAGAATCAGAACGGGAAAATAAGAAAAGCGAAGTGTTTTGAGTCGATCCCGCTCTTTATACACAATAAAAAGTCCAATTAGCACAACAACCAACAATGAAAAAGAGACCGCATTTACCCCCAGATACGCAAACAAACTCTTGATCCATACATCCACACTAATACGGACTATAGAATCACCTGTAGGCTGTGAAATAACAATCAAAAGTTCATAGAGAAGAAACAGAGGTAAACTTACCAGAAAACTGTAGAGTAAGGTATTGGTATTGTCGAGATATGATTTAACCGGGTTATTCATTCATTTCTGTATAAATAGTTACAACAGGCTGGGTTGACTGTCCGAGCCTGAGTGTACTAAATGCATTCCCTGAAAGTTTCAACCCTGAACCGGTTATACGGTCGTTTACCCTTACATATACTCCATTCCCGGTTTGAGTGTTTTCAACGAAAATGATACTCCCCAAAGCAATATTGGAGTGAGCAGCAGTCAATGATTCCGGATCATAAAGTTCTCCGTTAGTTGTAGTCTCACCCACTTCAGACTCATCATACCTCATAACATTAACCTCTCCAAGATCCTGCAGATTTGCCTTTTGCAGATACGGGTTCTCATACTTCCGGGATGGTGGAAGCAACACCGTTACTTCCTGCCCTTGTGCCAGCAAGTTTGGTTGAAGCTCCGGATTCAGTGATTGAAATTCTTTTTCCGTCATCTTAAACTTTAAAAGCAGACCTGATAAATCCTCTCCCTGCTGAACTTCATAAATCGAAAAAACCCCTTGTGGAGAAGATTCTTCTGAAAATTTTGACACCGAAGGTGCCGCACTAACTTTCTTTTTCACAGCCAGTCGCTGACCAATACTCAGATTTGAGCCTGAGATATTATTCAGCTCTCTAAGCTGATCAACCGTCATATTGTGGTCTCTGGCAATTTGATAAAGTGTATCTCCACTCTTTACGATATAGAATACATTTTGTGTGTCTGAGGATTGATTTACCAGCGGATTAGAGTTTTCATCTTCCGTTGGGGGAGTGGTTTGAGAATCTTCTTGTTGCGGAATGAAGTAGACTAACTCCTGGCCAAGCTTGATTTCATTTCCTGCCAACTCATTCCATTGTTTGAGTTCAGCGATTGTTACATTCAGCTTTTTCGAGATTCCATACAACGTATCCCCCTGCTTAACCTGATATGTTGCTCTTTCCTGGGCCAGCAATCCTGCACTGGTAATAACCATAAAAACAAAAAGGGCGGAAATTATTTTCAGAAAGCGCGACTTATTTTTCATAACTGATCTTCTAATTCAATTTCAAGATTCAACAATGCAGCAGATAACTCTGATTTTGTGTGATTATCATTCTGGAGTTCTGCTACTTTGATTCCCTCTTTATAGGTCTCAAGGGCTTTTTTGTTCTCTCCCAACTCCTTGTAAAGTTTTGCCAGATGATAATATACACCCACATAGTCAGGGTCATTGTTTCGAATGGCCTCAAATATCACCCTCGCTTTTGAGGTTTCATCTATTTTCAGCATTTCCAGCGCCAGCGTAAATTTATAGAAAGAATCATCGGGATTTTCTTTCACCTTTTTCGCTAACGTTGAAATTCGGGAGCTCATTGCGTTGCGTTTTTAAAATTCGCTTCAATTTCTGCTATAGAATCACCACCAAATTTATCCAGAAATGCATTCGCAATAACGGGAGCTACTACACTCTCTGCTACCACTACTGCCCTTGGGAGAGCACAAACATCCGACCGTTCGTAACGAGTCTCTGTTTCTTCTTTGGTCTTCATATCTACCGTGCTGAGCGGATTTAGCATCGTTGGAATAGGCTTCATAATTCCTCGAAGAATAATGGGCATTCCGGTACTCATTCCGCCTTCGATGCCCCCCATGCGATTGGTTCGGCGTTTGAAAGAACCCTTTTCATATGCGATCTCATCATGAACCTCATGGCCGGGCCGGTGACCGGCTTCAAAGCCAAGCCCGATTTCCACGCCTTTCATCGCTTGTGTTGCCATAATTACCTGAGCAAGTTGCCCATCCAGTTTTCTATCCCAATGTACATAGCTTCCCAAACCAACCGGAAGACCGGTAATTACAATCTCATAAATCCCGCCCAGAGATGAGCCTTCTTTCCGGCGAACTTTAATCTCTTCTCTCATTCGTTCAGATAACTCTTCATCCAAACAGCGAACATCCGACTCATCTGCGGCTTTATATATGGCTTCGGCTCCTTTTTCTGCCAGCGGATCTGCGATTGATCTAACCTCATCCCATCCATTGAAACCAACGGAACCAATTCGAAGCACGTGTCCGCCAATTTCTATTCCAAAGTGTTTTAAAAACTGCCGGGCAATACTGCAGCAAGCCACACGCATTGCTGTTTCACGAGCACTTGAACGCTCAATTACCGGCCGGATATCATCAAAATTATACTTCTGGGCACCCACCAAATCAGCATGGCCGGGACGGGGAAGAGTTATTTTTTCGATCCCCTCCGCTTCTTCTTTTTTATTCATCACCGTAGGCCAGCCCGCGTCGTCTTTCTCAAAAGCCCGGTTAGGCATGCTCATTGCAATTGGCCCGCCCATCGTTTTGCCAAACCTGAGCCCTGAGCTAATGGTAGCGAAGTCTTTTTCAAAAGCCATACGTCCACCACGTCCATACCCCTGCTGCCGACGCACCAAATGAGTAGCAATCTCGTCTTCGGTTAGAGGTAATCCTGCCGGAACTCCTTCCACAATTCCCGTTAATGATGGCCCATGTGATTCACCGGCTGTTATATATCTTATCATTCCTTTATTTATATCTATTGAATTTGTTCTGCTCGTTCCGAAAGCGTGCGAAAGTCTT
It contains:
- a CDS encoding LysM peptidoglycan-binding domain-containing protein, whose product is MKNKSRFLKIISALFVFMVITSAGLLAQERATYQVKQGDTLYGISKKLNVTIAELKQWNELAGNEIKLGQELVYFIPQQEDSQTTPPTEDENSNPLVNQSSDTQNVFYIVKSGDTLYQIARDHNMTVDQLRELNNISGSNLSIGQRLAVKKKVSAAPSVSKFSEESSPQGVFSIYEVQQGEDLSGLLLKFKMTEKEFQSLNPELQPNLLAQGQEVTVLLPPSRKYENPYLQKANLQDLGEVNVMRYDESEVGETTTNGELYDPESLTAAHSNIALGSIIFVENTQTGNGVYVRVNDRITGSGLKLSGNAFSTLRLGQSTQPVVTIYTEMNE
- the aroC gene encoding chorismate synthase; the protein is MIRYITAGESHGPSLTGIVEGVPAGLPLTEDEIATHLVRRQQGYGRGGRMAFEKDFATISSGLRFGKTMGGPIAMSMPNRAFEKDDAGWPTVMNKKEEAEGIEKITLPRPGHADLVGAQKYNFDDIRPVIERSSARETAMRVACCSIARQFLKHFGIEIGGHVLRIGSVGFNGWDEVRSIADPLAEKGAEAIYKAADESDVRCLDEELSERMREEIKVRRKEGSSLGGIYEIVITGLPVGLGSYVHWDRKLDGQLAQVIMATQAMKGVEIGLGFEAGHRPGHEVHDEIAYEKGSFKRRTNRMGGIEGGMSTGMPIILRGIMKPIPTMLNPLSTVDMKTKEETETRYERSDVCALPRAVVVAESVVAPVIANAFLDKFGGDSIAEIEANFKNATQ